The genomic segment ATTATATCTATTCATTACTTCAACTTTCTTactgaaaatactcctcaaaaacggtaagaggagtatttttactgtttcggaaaaaatgtagtgcgacctctggctCTGGTTGGATCTATGAATTTGTAATGTGGGTGGAAGTAACTGTTGGGTGTCATGTGGCACCTTTTTAGAAGAAAGAAGTCACCACTGATACTCACCCTTTCTTGAAACCTACAAATCTCATAAGCAGCTATTCTTCTCCTCTCTTCATGCTCTGCTTCCTCCCTCATCTCTTCCTCCAGCCTTAGAAACTCTTCCTGCTCCTTCCTGATCCTTGCATTTTCCTCAACTATAAGCTTGACTTCTAGTTGCCGCTGGCGTTCCTTCCTCTGTTTTCTCTGACGCTCTTCCTCTTCCTTTAATTTTGCCTCCAGTTTTGCAGCAGCCTCTATTTCCTTCTGCCTCTTCCAGGCCACCAGTTCTTGTTGCctcttcctcttctcctcctccagctttTGCCTCTGGGCCTCTTCCTGCTGTAGCTGATCAAACTCTGAAACGTCTTTTGTCTTCTCTTGCATTTTTGACATTTCCATTTTTTCCTGTTGTTTCTTAGCTTTCCACTTCTGAATAGACTGGGAAACAAAAGTAAAATTGATGGTAGATTACCAGAATAAGATGTATTTATTGAACATTACACGCTTATCTTGTCAGAGTAACAGAAGGAGATAAACAATGCTTTTGGTACTAAATCTATCAGTCGCATTCAACAACGTTTCTTGAGCAGGCAGCCATTTTCCCCACACCATGCATGGTCATATCGTCTGAACATGCATATTTATAGCGATAGTAAAACTTGATGACTTATAACTTGTCCCAACTGCTGCTTCTCACTTGAGGGAGAAGAACAGTTTCAGATTTACTAATCGAACATTTTTCCTGGATGTTTGATAAAGGTCTCATGTACACAGGCGTATCATGACTGCTGTGTGAATGATGTTGCACTGCATTGTGGTTTCAGTTATACAATAAAACCATGACGCAGAACAATGAACAATGCCTAAGTAGCTCGTCTAGAAGAAGTTTCAATTCAGGTCCTTGTGGAATAGCAAAACACTACATTTCCAAAAGTACACTTATTGAATCAACACTATGAAAACAAAAAATGCCATAATATTATTAATTGTTCTtacctctttctttttctcttctaaGAAGAGAAACTCCTTATACCAAGTTTCATGTTTTTCAACATCCTCTCTTGTCCTACTTGGAAGGTATGCCAGGGCCTCTTCCAAATAGGAGGGCTTGCCTTTGTGCTTTGTCCAAACTTTTAGAAAGCTTTGGTGGTCAAAGTCATCCCATCCTCCTAAGCGACCACCTGTCTGTTGGAGAAACCTCTCAAATGCCACAACTTCTTCTGGAAGCTGACTGTTGTCCATAGCATCCAACTGTGCTTTACCAGAGGGAACCTTGAAGGACTTTTCCTGAACAGTGCTGAACGATGCCTCGATTTTTTTCTCCAGAGCATTTAGCTCAATAACAGTTGTCTTTTCTTCTTTCATAAGCTCTTCATAACTAAAACATACCATAAATGCAGAATAAGTCAAATGAAGTACGGTAATAGGTCTACAGTGGAGCTCCACCTCAGAGCAATCATAAGCAATTCCCTTTTAAAAGAAAAGACATCTGTCTGGTGCCatatctgagggcagcataaacttGGGTCACTTCCATTTTATCAATCCTCTTAAAATCTTTGGTGGGAAGCCCCAGCACGAGCCAAGCACTGCAGTCCCGATACTGAACTGCAGTTGCTCCTGCCATATGCCATGCGTACAAGGACTCCCGAACTTATGCATTGTATTGAGTGGACTCCAGCACTTGGTTAATTCTAGAGCTGCTTAATAAAGATTTTAAATGACTAATCGGAACAAGTATCTGAGGGCAGAATAAACTGGTCACGGATTCCATTTAAAGGCTACAGAtacctttgttttttgtttattttttattattgcactcTACTCATTTTAGGCTATGTTGGTCTTTATTAgatattttcaacagtttttcctctacagctttcaGTGTATCTGCAGAATCTTGCTTTCTGCTTCACACAAAATCAGTCAGAGATGCTCTGACAGCTCAATCCGCAGCCCTgagctcctgacagctcataaaccctcacttaggcttcttgcacacggccgtagtgctccagtggccgtattgcgggctgcatacggcggttccgcaatacacggggcaccggccgtgtgcattccgcatcacggatgcggacccattcacttgaatgggtccgcaaatccagagatgcggtgtggaacggaaccccacggaagcactccgttccgtgcttccgttgagCAAAaacatagaacttgttctatctttttgcagaacggatggatcgcggaccccattcatgtgaatgggtccgcgatccgcatgcggctgccccgcggtcggtaccggtgcattgcggaccgcaatttgcagtccgcagcacaggcttggagcccttacgttcgtgggcaagaggccttaagctAAATTGTTATCAAACTAATAAAAAATTTGCCATAATGAGTATTTATGAGCACTGATAAGGGCACAGCATAAGTGGATGCTGTAGAGTAAAACGGTTATAATTTTTAAtaactaaaaaaattattgggcaaAAATTTAGTACAAtgcagtaaattaaaaaaaaagtaccccATATGGTGTCCATAgcttttaaaggtgttgtctgaaATTTTCATCTTGACGGCCTACCCTCAGGATaagctatcaatatctgatcagtaggggtccgattcccagcacccctgcagatcagcaCTGCGGCGCTCCAGTTAGCACTACGGTCTATTCCAAGGCCTGtaatgtcacattcatcggtcacatggcctaggcgcaagctcagtcccattcaaatgaattgggctaagctgcaatacaaagcacatCCTCTAACCActggacagcactgtgcttgataagctgtgaggaggctgggagtcagacctcggacgatctgatattgaagacctatcctgaggataggtcgtcaatataaaGCACCCGGATATCCCATTGAAGCATCTACTACTAGAACAGACACCATCCCTGTAGCAGAAATCTCATCAGAATACAGATGCAGTTTATCGCAGTGTCTCAAAGGGCTTTTGAACAGGCTTCTTGATCCTCAACCAGGTTGTGCGGTCTTTTGCCCTATAGCTTGTTGTTCCTAAATTTTGGACCAGCCAAGATTTGTCCAGGCCTGTGATTAATATATTAATATTgtgtgacagcatcagaatccggtgtgtgaatgagccctgtgCCCAAACAGTCCAGTAAAGAGTTCTTGAGCAGCGATGGACTGTCCCTGCCGCGCAAGATGCAATTCCTTGCCGCTTGATTGCCAGGCGAGATGTCCATCCCTGTCAATCAAGCGATTCATCTTCAGCAGCAGCCCCTTTCTGGTCAAGAACTCTTTCTGATGAACGAATCAATTTGTTAATCTCGATGGGTTATCAAT from the Bufo bufo chromosome 2, aBufBuf1.1, whole genome shotgun sequence genome contains:
- the CCDC112 gene encoding coiled-coil domain-containing protein 112, yielding MATLATGSTETREAVVQDDESFSIPGGDSARNWKLKAEQAKKAEFVREAEKLRHQIDILERDKNGHLYSKKNDSRVEYSTLQEYEEKLANSRKADKVKTEQQLSKIHNHVRRLQLQLKDVRPSPEFVEKLREMMEEVDNAICAFKEEQRIIYEELMKEEKTTVIELNALEKKIEASFSTVQEKSFKVPSGKAQLDAMDNSQLPEEVVAFERFLQQTGGRLGGWDDFDHQSFLKVWTKHKGKPSYLEEALAYLPSRTREDVEKHETWYKEFLFLEEKKKESIQKWKAKKQQEKMEMSKMQEKTKDVSEFDQLQQEEAQRQKLEEEKRKRQQELVAWKRQKEIEAAAKLEAKLKEEEERQRKQRKERQRQLEVKLIVEENARIRKEQEEFLRLEEEMREEAEHEERRRIAAYEICRFQERDQHKIEEKTFEKRAKEEAEKEKERRLAKLKEKVQVHVDRDPSRLCKLTKGWEERYKNIGPTGSAPLAHIPHRAVPTWRQGL